From the genome of Saccopteryx bilineata isolate mSacBil1 chromosome 6, mSacBil1_pri_phased_curated, whole genome shotgun sequence, one region includes:
- the ADISSP gene encoding adipose-secreted signaling protein produces MAGRPSKAAASEGNKPRVRSIRFAAGHDTEGSQSHVHFDEKLHDSVVMVTQESDSSFLVKVGFLKILHRYEITFTLPSVQRLSKDVREAPVPSLHLKLLSIMPVPEGYSVKCEYTAHKEGVLKEEMLLACEGGTGTCVRVLVQARVMDRHHGTPMLLDGVKCVGAELEYDSEHSDWHGFD; encoded by the exons ATGGCAGGGAGGCCGTCCAAGGCTGCAGCCAGCGAGG GCAACAAGCCCAGAGTCCGGAGTATCCGCTTCGCGGCAGGCCATGATACAGAAGGCTCCCAGAGCCACGTCCACTTTGATGAGAAGTTACATGACTCGGTTGTCATGGTCACCCAGGAGAGTGACAGCAGCTTTCTGGTAAAG GTCGGCTTCCTGAAGATCCTGCACAGGTATGAGATTACCTTCACTCTGCCCTCGGTGCAAAGGCTGAGCAAGGACGTCCGAGAGGCACCTGTCCCCAGCCTGCACCTCAAGCTTCTCAGCATCATGCCTGTCCCTGAAG GTTACAGCGTCAAGTGTGAGTACACAGCGCATAAGGAAGGTGTCCTCAAGGAGGAGATGCTGCTAGCCTGTGAAGGTGGCACAGGCACCTGCGTGCGCGTGCTGGTGCAGGCACGAGTCATGG ACCGGCACCATGGCACACCCATGCTGCTAGATGGTGTCAAGTGCGTGGGTGCCGAGCTAGAGTACGACTCAGAGCACAGCGACTGGCACGGCTTCGACTGA